From Solwaraspora sp. WMMD1047, the proteins below share one genomic window:
- a CDS encoding DUF6104 family protein: MYFTDRGIEELVERRGDESVTLEWLGERLRDFVDLNPEFETPVERLATWLARLDDPDDE, translated from the coding sequence GTGTACTTCACCGACCGGGGCATCGAGGAGCTGGTCGAACGCCGGGGCGACGAGAGCGTCACCCTGGAGTGGCTGGGTGAGCGGTTGCGCGACTTCGTCGACCTCAACCCCGAGTTCGAGACGCCCGTCGAGCGGCTCGCCACCTGGCTGGCCCGCCTCGACGACCCCGACGACGAGTGA
- the pta gene encoding phosphate acetyltransferase — MGVAARSVFIASLGPGGGKSTIALGLAELLSRQVGRIAAFRPLVPTTGPDPILALLHDRYRVELPLAELSGAGYPEAAALVGDGRREELISRIVERYRSVERRCPAVVVIGSDFDDAEENAGGMSRELAFNARLATEFGSVVVAVIDGFEQDEKAIAGAARGAYHELTDLGATVLAVIANRVPHEMTLPELPVPAYAIPEVPTVSAPTVAEVAAALGATRLAGDDSALDRDVLDYVVGAAHVPTLLDHLTDGCLVITPGDRADLLLAASAAHVAGQVSVAGLVLTLGERPDERVMRLLERLHSGLAVLCVPTDSYHTVAASSRIEGRPSSASPRKVEAALGAFESTVDTAELSRRLRVTRSVRVTPLMFEYDLIDRARAQRRHLVLPEGPAERILRATEILLRRGVAELTLLGDPAEIGRKARELGVDVEGATIVDPADSPWREEFAVEYAGLRAHRGVTLDLARDVVGDPNYFGTLMVHTGRVDGMVSGATRTTAATIRPAFEIIKTVPGVSVASSVFFMLLADRVLVYGDCAINPDPDAAQLADIAVSSADTAARFGVEPRVAMLSYSTGTSGSGADVEKVAAATELVRQRRPDLLVEGPIQYDAAIDPAVAATKLPGSSVAGRATVFVFPDLNTGNNTYKAVQRSAGAVAVGPVMQGLRRPINDLSRGATVPDIVNTVAITAIQAAG; from the coding sequence GTGGGCGTGGCCGCGCGCAGTGTCTTCATCGCAAGTCTGGGCCCCGGCGGCGGCAAGTCGACGATCGCGCTCGGCCTGGCCGAGCTGCTTTCCCGGCAGGTCGGCCGGATCGCCGCCTTCCGGCCGCTGGTGCCGACCACCGGTCCGGATCCGATTCTCGCGCTGCTGCACGACCGCTACCGCGTCGAACTCCCGCTGGCCGAGCTCTCCGGCGCCGGCTACCCGGAGGCCGCCGCGCTCGTCGGTGACGGGCGCCGGGAGGAGCTGATCTCGCGGATCGTCGAGCGGTACCGCTCGGTGGAGCGCCGCTGCCCCGCCGTGGTGGTGATCGGCAGCGACTTCGACGACGCCGAGGAGAACGCCGGCGGGATGTCCCGGGAGCTGGCCTTCAACGCCCGGCTGGCGACCGAGTTCGGCAGCGTGGTGGTGGCCGTCATCGACGGGTTCGAGCAGGACGAGAAGGCGATCGCCGGGGCCGCCCGGGGGGCGTACCACGAACTGACCGACCTCGGCGCGACCGTGCTCGCGGTGATCGCCAACCGGGTGCCGCACGAGATGACGCTGCCGGAACTGCCGGTCCCGGCGTACGCGATTCCGGAGGTGCCGACCGTGTCGGCGCCGACGGTGGCCGAGGTCGCCGCGGCGCTCGGCGCCACCCGGCTGGCCGGCGACGACTCCGCGCTGGACCGCGACGTGCTCGACTACGTGGTCGGGGCCGCCCACGTGCCGACGCTGCTGGACCATCTCACCGACGGCTGCCTGGTGATCACCCCCGGCGACCGGGCCGATCTGCTGCTGGCCGCCAGCGCGGCGCACGTGGCCGGCCAGGTCTCGGTCGCCGGGCTGGTATTGACCCTCGGTGAACGCCCGGACGAGCGGGTGATGCGGCTGCTGGAGCGGCTGCACAGCGGGTTGGCGGTGCTCTGCGTGCCGACCGACAGCTACCACACGGTGGCCGCCTCCAGCCGGATCGAGGGGCGGCCCAGCAGCGCCAGCCCGCGCAAGGTGGAGGCCGCCCTCGGGGCTTTCGAGTCCACGGTGGACACCGCAGAGCTCTCCCGCCGGCTGCGGGTCACCCGGTCGGTCCGGGTCACCCCGCTGATGTTCGAGTACGACCTGATCGACCGCGCCCGCGCCCAGCGCCGGCACCTGGTGCTGCCCGAGGGGCCGGCGGAGCGGATCCTGCGCGCCACCGAGATCCTGCTGCGCCGGGGCGTCGCCGAGCTGACCCTGCTCGGCGACCCGGCCGAGATCGGCCGCAAGGCCCGCGAGCTGGGGGTGGACGTCGAGGGCGCCACCATCGTCGATCCGGCCGACAGCCCGTGGCGGGAGGAGTTCGCGGTCGAGTACGCCGGGCTGCGCGCCCACCGGGGCGTCACCCTGGACCTGGCCCGGGACGTGGTCGGCGACCCGAACTACTTCGGCACCCTGATGGTGCACACCGGGCGGGTCGACGGGATGGTCTCCGGCGCCACCCGGACCACGGCGGCGACCATCCGACCGGCGTTCGAGATCATCAAGACCGTGCCGGGCGTCTCGGTCGCCTCCAGCGTCTTCTTCATGCTCCTCGCCGACCGGGTGCTGGTCTACGGCGACTGTGCCATCAACCCCGATCCGGACGCGGCGCAGCTCGCCGACATCGCCGTCTCCTCGGCCGACACGGCCGCCCGGTTCGGCGTCGAGCCGAGGGTGGCGATGCTCTCCTACTCGACCGGCACCTCCGGCAGCGGCGCCGACGTGGAGAAGGTCGCGGCGGCCACCGAACTGGTCCGCCAGCGCCGGCCAGACCTGCTGGTCGAGGGCCCCATCCAGTACGACGCCGCGATCGACCCGGCGGTGGCGGCCACCAAGCTGCCGGGCAGTTCGGTGGCGGGTCGGGCGACCGTCTTCGTCTTCCCCGACCTGAACACCGGCAACAACACCTACAAGGCGGTGCAGCGCTCGGCCGGCGCCGTCGCGGTCGGACCGGTCATGCAGGGCCTGCGCCGGCCGATAAACGACCTGTCCCGGGGCGCGACGGTGCCGGACATCGTCAACACGGTCGCCATCACCGCCATCCAGGCCGCCGGATGA
- a CDS encoding acetate kinase, producing MSRILVVNTGSSSLKYRLYQGADAVAGGTVERIGEPDGGPADHAAALADVLAGLDLAGLAAVGHRVVHGGVRFTEPVLIDDEVVAGIAALVPLAPLHNPPNLAGIEVARRLLPGVPQVAVFDTAFHRTLPPEAASYAIDRQVAQEYGIRRYGFHGTSHEYVTRRTAELLGRDPAEVNLISLHLGNGASACAVAGGRSVATSMGMSPLEGLVMGTRSGDLDPAIILDLQRTGNFSVDDIDRLLNQRGGLRGLCGANDMREVLRRRAAGDPAATLAFDVYCRRIRSYVGAYYAILGRLDAITFTAGVGEHAAPVRAAALSGLARLGIVVDPGRNEAAGGDRPISPPGGEVTVWVVGTDEEAEIARQTRLLIRRSGGSAQPD from the coding sequence ATGAGCCGGATCCTGGTCGTCAACACCGGTTCGTCGTCGCTGAAGTACCGCCTCTACCAGGGCGCCGACGCGGTGGCCGGCGGCACCGTCGAGCGGATCGGCGAGCCGGACGGCGGACCGGCCGACCACGCCGCCGCGCTGGCCGACGTGCTGGCCGGACTCGACCTGGCCGGGCTGGCCGCCGTCGGGCACCGGGTGGTGCACGGCGGGGTGCGGTTCACCGAGCCGGTGCTCATCGACGACGAGGTGGTCGCCGGGATCGCCGCGCTGGTGCCGCTGGCGCCGCTGCACAACCCACCGAACCTGGCCGGCATCGAGGTCGCCCGCCGGCTGCTGCCGGGCGTACCGCAGGTCGCGGTCTTCGACACCGCGTTCCACCGCACGCTGCCGCCGGAGGCGGCCAGCTACGCGATCGACCGCCAGGTCGCGCAGGAGTACGGCATCCGCCGGTACGGCTTCCACGGCACCTCGCACGAGTACGTGACCCGGCGCACCGCCGAGCTGCTGGGGCGGGACCCAGCCGAGGTCAATCTCATCTCGCTGCACCTGGGCAACGGCGCCAGCGCGTGCGCGGTCGCCGGCGGCCGCAGCGTCGCCACCTCGATGGGAATGTCCCCGCTGGAGGGGCTGGTGATGGGCACCCGCAGCGGTGACCTCGACCCGGCCATCATCCTGGACCTGCAGCGGACCGGGAACTTCTCGGTCGACGACATCGACCGGCTGCTCAACCAGCGCGGCGGCCTGCGCGGGCTCTGCGGGGCGAACGACATGCGCGAGGTGCTGCGCCGCCGGGCCGCCGGCGACCCGGCCGCGACGCTCGCCTTCGACGTCTACTGCCGGCGGATCCGGTCCTACGTCGGCGCCTACTACGCGATCCTGGGCCGGCTGGACGCGATCACCTTCACCGCCGGGGTCGGCGAACACGCCGCCCCGGTCCGGGCCGCCGCGTTGAGCGGGTTGGCGCGGCTGGGCATCGTGGTCGATCCGGGGCGCAACGAGGCGGCCGGTGGCGACCGGCCGATCTCCCCGCCGGGGGGCGAGGTCACGGTCTGGGTGGTCGGCACCGACGAGGAAGCCGAGATCGCCCGCCAGACGCGGCTGTTGATCCGCCGGTCAGGCGGATCAGCTCAACCCGACTGA
- a CDS encoding chlorophyllase: protein MRRHPTAVAAAALIALGLAVAGCSPAPDRSPNGTGPTTAAPTGTAGPATPSTGPATPPAGRAPAERFDTATRQLEFTRGENRPLDVTVWYPVGVGGDVARGRFPVVLFSHGLGGRPADYRTLLSGWAAAGFVVAAPSYPHTSRGVADFQLLDVINQPADASHVLTGLLALDDRAGDPFQGHLDPERVAAAGHSAGGVTTIGLFTAGRDDRLDAGIVLAGSALGVGTAFSGASAPQLFIHGELDEVVSYQSGLAAYDRVPWPKAMLSLPDGDHGGSLSRSGDPALRVVAETTVEFLRWSLYGDPAAKGRLPAAAARGGLATLDDNL, encoded by the coding sequence ATGCGCCGACACCCCACCGCCGTGGCGGCGGCAGCCCTGATCGCCCTCGGCCTGGCGGTCGCGGGCTGTTCGCCGGCCCCGGACCGGTCGCCGAACGGCACCGGCCCGACCACCGCCGCACCGACCGGCACCGCCGGTCCGGCCACCCCGTCGACCGGCCCGGCCACCCCGCCGGCCGGCCGCGCACCGGCGGAACGCTTCGACACGGCGACCCGGCAGCTCGAGTTCACCCGCGGCGAGAACCGTCCGCTGGACGTCACCGTCTGGTACCCGGTCGGCGTCGGCGGCGACGTGGCCCGCGGTCGCTTCCCGGTGGTGCTGTTCAGTCACGGCCTGGGCGGTCGGCCCGCCGACTACCGGACGCTGCTGAGCGGCTGGGCGGCGGCCGGCTTCGTGGTGGCCGCGCCAAGCTACCCGCACACCAGCCGGGGCGTCGCCGACTTCCAGCTCCTGGATGTGATCAACCAGCCGGCCGACGCGTCCCACGTGCTGACCGGGCTGCTGGCCCTCGACGATCGGGCCGGCGACCCGTTCCAGGGCCATCTGGACCCGGAGCGGGTGGCCGCCGCCGGGCATTCGGCCGGCGGGGTGACCACCATCGGGCTCTTCACCGCCGGCCGCGACGACCGGCTGGACGCCGGCATCGTGCTGGCCGGCAGCGCGCTCGGGGTGGGTACCGCGTTCAGCGGGGCGTCGGCGCCGCAGCTGTTCATCCACGGCGAACTGGACGAGGTGGTGTCGTACCAGTCGGGGCTGGCGGCGTACGACCGGGTTCCCTGGCCGAAGGCGATGCTGAGCCTGCCGGACGGCGACCACGGCGGGTCGCTCTCCCGGTCCGGCGACCCGGCGCTGCGGGTGGTGGCCGAGACCACTGTCGAGTTCCTCCGCTGGTCGCTCTACGGCGACCCGGCGGCGAAGGGCCGGCTGCCGGCCGCCGCCGCCCGGGGTGGCCTGGCAACCCTGGACGACAACCTCTGA
- a CDS encoding zinc-binding dehydrogenase, with the protein MDAAYAAGIDPDNPLAALVVGDRPEPVHPNEDWVTVEVRASSLNHHDLWSLRGVGLAPDRLPMILGCDAAGVDPDGNEVVLYPVVADPADPRGVSILSEHHQGTFAERVAVPRANLIRKPADLSFADAACLPTAWLTAYRMLTARGRVAEADSVLVQGAGGGVATAAVVLAVSLGKRVYATSRDPVKRERIAELGATAVEPGARLPERVDVVIETVGAATFDHSLKVAAPGARIVVSGATSGHLPTVNLRRVFAMHLEILGTSMGTADELAELMELCVARRIRPVVDGVHSFSAVRGAFERLASGEVFGKLVLDHTR; encoded by the coding sequence ACGCCGCCGGAATCGACCCCGACAACCCGCTCGCCGCACTCGTCGTCGGTGACCGGCCCGAGCCGGTCCACCCGAACGAGGACTGGGTGACCGTCGAGGTCCGGGCCAGCTCGTTGAACCATCACGACCTGTGGTCGCTGCGCGGGGTGGGACTGGCGCCGGACCGGCTGCCGATGATCCTCGGCTGCGACGCCGCCGGGGTCGACCCGGACGGCAACGAGGTGGTGCTCTACCCGGTGGTCGCCGACCCGGCCGACCCGCGCGGCGTCTCCATCCTCTCCGAACACCACCAGGGGACCTTCGCCGAACGGGTGGCGGTGCCCCGGGCCAACCTCATCCGCAAGCCGGCGGACCTCTCCTTCGCCGACGCGGCCTGCCTGCCGACGGCCTGGCTGACCGCGTACCGGATGCTGACCGCCCGGGGGCGGGTGGCGGAGGCCGACTCGGTGCTGGTCCAGGGCGCCGGGGGCGGGGTGGCCACCGCCGCCGTGGTGCTCGCCGTCTCGCTCGGCAAGCGGGTGTACGCGACCAGCCGGGATCCGGTCAAGCGGGAGCGGATCGCCGAGCTCGGCGCGACCGCGGTCGAGCCGGGCGCCCGGCTCCCGGAGCGCGTCGACGTGGTGATCGAGACCGTCGGGGCGGCGACCTTCGACCATTCGCTGAAGGTGGCCGCTCCCGGCGCGCGGATCGTGGTCTCCGGGGCGACCAGCGGGCATCTGCCGACCGTCAACCTGCGTCGGGTCTTCGCCATGCACCTGGAGATCCTGGGCACCTCGATGGGGACCGCCGACGAACTCGCCGAGCTGATGGAGCTCTGCGTGGCCCGGCGGATCCGGCCGGTGGTGGACGGAGTGCACAGCTTCTCCGCCGTCCGGGGGGCGTTCGAGCGGCTGGCGTCGGGCGAGGTCTTCGGCAAGCTGGTGCTCGACCACACCCGCTGA